In the Helianthus annuus cultivar XRQ/B chromosome 11, HanXRQr2.0-SUNRISE, whole genome shotgun sequence genome, one interval contains:
- the LOC118483900 gene encoding protein GRAVITROPIC IN THE LIGHT 1-like, giving the protein MDSLTQHTLTPTKTKFSTTFAKVLHIQKPKSTQKVKPHIHQHDQKLHNLNNNNNNNNQPTMDAFIAKLFATISSVKAAYAQLQVAQSPYNPEAIQHADQILVSELKRLSEYKQLFLKNHLDDDDVNSPETTQLLAEIQEQKNLVQMYDITLKNLNSQNKLKDSEIIFLKEKLNDTNKDNKMIQRRLNSNSFNEKMKISFSSITVNSFLLALHQTVKSVKSFVKFLMDAMEDANWDLNAAVSSIQPDVCFGDVSQQFFAFESFVCRVMFDGFNDSGFSITNNGFESGSGSWSPRFFYDSFIELKSLKAQDYITWKPNSTFARFCWLKYLKLVHPVMEFSLFGNLNQRNLVSDGKFPETNFFSAFADVARRVWLLHCLANAFDSNVPSVFQVREGSRFTEVFMESVNDEAGNASPEVGFTVVPGFKVGGTVIQCQVYLT; this is encoded by the coding sequence ATGGATTCACTCACTCAACACACTCTCACCCCAACCAAAACCAAATTCTCAACAACATTTGCCAAAGTGTTGCACATTCAAAAACCAAAGTCAACTCAAAAAGTCAAACCCCATATTCACCAACATGATCAAAAGCTTCATAAtcttaacaacaacaacaacaacaacaatcaaccaACAATGGATGCTTTTATTGCCAAACTGTTTGCCACTATTTCATCAGTGAAAGCTGCATATGCACAACTACAAGTTGCTCAATCTCCGTACAACCCTGAGGCAATACAACATGCTGACCAGATCTTGGTCTCTGAACTCAAAAGACTGTCGGAATACAAACAACTGTTCCTCAAAAACCATCTTGATGATGATGACGTCAACTCCCCTGAAACCACTCAACTGTTAGCAGAAATTCAAGAGCAAAAGAATCTTGTACAAATGTATGACATAACCCTCAAGAATCTTAACAGCCAGAACAAGTTAAAAGACTCTGAAATCATCTTCTTGAAGGAGAAACTAAACGACACAAACAAAGATAACAAGATGATCCAACGGAGATTAAACTCAAACTCATTTAACGAGAAGATGAAGATCAGTTTCTCGTCAATAACTGTAAACAGTTTCTTATTGGCACTTCACCAAACAGTTAAATCGGTTAAGAGTTTTGTGAAGTTTTTGATGGATGCAATGGAAGATGCCAACTGGGATTTAAATGCGGCCGTGAGTTCGATCCAACCGGATGTGTGTTTTGGGGATGTGTCTCAACAGTTTTTCGCATTCGAGTCGTTTGTTTGTCGAGTGATGTTCGACGGGTTTAATGATTCGGGTTTTTCGATCACAAACAATGGGTTTGAGTCCGGTTCAGGTTCATGGTCTCCTCGGTTTTTCTACGATAGTTTTATCGAATTGAAATCGCTAAAAGCTCAAGACTACATTACGTGGAAACCGAATTCGACGTTTGCGAGATTTTGTTGGTTGAAGTATTTGAAACTTGTTCATCCCGTTATGGAATTCTCTCTTTTTGGCAATTTAAATCAAAGAAATCTTGTGTCCGATGGAAAGTTTCCGGAAACGAACTTTTTTTCGGCGTTTGCGGACGTGGCGAGGCGGGTTTGGCTCCTGCATTGTCTAGCGAACGCGTTTGATTCGAATGTGCCGTCGGTTTTTCAGGTGAGGGAAGGGAGTCGGTTTACGGAAGTGTTTATGGAGAGTGTGAATGATGAGGCGGGGAATGCGTCGCCGGAAGTGGGTTTTACGGTCGTTCCAGGGTTTAAGGTGGGTGGAACCGTTATACAGTGTCAAGTGTATCTAACTTGA